A window of the Lactuca sativa cultivar Salinas chromosome 7, Lsat_Salinas_v11, whole genome shotgun sequence genome harbors these coding sequences:
- the LOC122194802 gene encoding uncharacterized protein LOC122194802, whose protein sequence is MVWRILGGIATSLLFSAFESWLVAEHNKRGFEQQWLSITFSKAIFLGNGLVAILAGLFGNLLVGSLAMGPVAPFDAASIFLAIGMAIIISSWTKNYGDSSESKDLMTQFRGAAVAIASALLGAIQSLFEGSMYTFVFLWTPALSPNGEDIPHGFIFATFMLSSMLGSYLASRLLAHTLTYIDIVLCCVHTLLKGLEKIIASADIPMFVCGDFNSVPRR, encoded by the exons ATGGTGTGGCGTATATTGGGAGGGATTGCCACCTCTCTCCTCTTTTCAGCCTTTGAATCATGGCTTGTTGCTGAACACAACAAG AGAGGTTTTGAGCAACAATGGCTATCAATTACATTCTCTAAGGCAATATTTCTTGGGAATGGACTGGTTGCCATTTTAGCTGGTTTATTTGGAAATCTTTTAGTTGGTTCATTGGCCATGGGACCTGTTGCTCCATTTGATGCAGCTTCAATCTTTCTTGCCATTGGAATGGCCATCATCATATCATCATGGACTAAAAATTATGGTGACTCATCAGAAAGCAAAGATCTAATGACCCAATTCAGGGGTGCTGCTGTTGCAATTGCATCAG CATTATTGGGTGCAATACAATCTTTATTCGAGGGTTCAATGTACACTTTTGTGTTTCTATGGACACCTGCTTTAAGCCCAAATGGTGAAGACATTCCACATGGTTTCATTTTTGCTACTTTCATGTTATCTTCCATGTTAGGAAGCTATTTAGCTTCTCGGTTATTAGCACACACACTGACATACATTGATAttgtgttgtgttgt GTTCACACACTGTTAAAAGGATTGGAAAAGATAATTGCAAGTGCAGATATTCCAATGTTCGTCTGTGGTGACTTCAATTCAGTTCCAAGAAG GTAG